A window of Bufo gargarizans isolate SCDJY-AF-19 chromosome 9, ASM1485885v1, whole genome shotgun sequence contains these coding sequences:
- the LOC122946550 gene encoding galectin-4-like, which translates to MAFVSPLGYQPIYNPAIPFRQPIYGGVRPGMSVYIQGMVPHHAKSFCVNFSCGQHDGTDIAFHFNPRFEGKDKVVFNAFQSGSWGGEEKRKDGIPFSRGGHFELVFFINPGSYQVNANGSPFYEFRHRIPLERVQCVHVNGDVNIQSLSIVGGGGGGPGMNPAFPPGGAMIGPGYPVMTLPAMGGPIYNPPVPYRANIPGGVNPKKTFVIRGFMPMGGQNFHINFVTVNGDIAFHFNVRLNERTVVRNSKLGGSWGHEERQMANNPFVPGQYFDISIRTGNGRYKIYVNGQPFCEYAHRFPTLQMINSLEIGGNVVLSLVQF; encoded by the exons ATGGCGTTTGTTTCACCTCTAGGATACCAGCCAATTTACAACCCG gctatTCCTTTTAGGCAGCCGATTTATGGCGGTGTGCGGCCTGGCATGTCTGTTTACATTCAAGGCATGGTCCCTCATCACGCTAAGAG CTTCTGTGTGAACTTTTCGTGTGGTCAGCATGATGGGACAGACATTGCTTTCCACTTTAATCCCCGCTTCGAAGGGAAGGACAAGGTGGTGTTTAATGCTTTCCAATCTGGATCATGGGGAGGCGAAGAGAAGAGGAAAGATGGAATCCCCTTTAGCAGAGGCGGGCACTTTGAATTGGTGTTTTTTATCAATCCTGGAAGCTACCAA GTCAATGCAAATGGTTCCCCCTTCtatgagttccgtcataggattCCTCTAGAGAGGGTGCAGTGTGTTCATGTGAATGGAGACGTCAACATCCAGTCTTTGAGCATTGTCGGAGGAGGAGGTggg GGCCCAGGAATGAATCCTGCCTTCCCACCAGGAGGG GCCATGATAGGGCCCGGATATCCAGTCATGACTCTGCCT GCAATGGGAGGACCCATCTATAACCCG CCTGTTCCTTACCGCGCGAACATTCCTGGAGGAGTGAACCCCAAGAAGACCTTTGTGATTAGAGGATTCATGCCAATGGGAGGCCAAAA CTTCCACATTAATTTTGTGACAGTAAATGGTGATATCGCTTTTCACTTCAATGTTCGTCTTAATGAGCGCACAGTGGTGCGCAACAGCAAACTTGGTGGCTCTTGGGGACATGAGGAGAGGCAGATGGCCAATAACCCCTTTGTGCCAGGGCAGTATTTTGAT ATCTCCATCCGCACCGGCAATGGGCGATACAAGATCTATGTGAATGGACAACCCTTCTGTGAGTACGCTCACCGCTTCCCGACCCTGCAGATGATTAACAGCCTGGAGATTGGAGGAAATGTGGTGCTGTCACTGGTACAATTTTAA